The Triplophysa rosa linkage group LG3, Trosa_1v2, whole genome shotgun sequence genome has a segment encoding these proteins:
- the zmp:0000001167 gene encoding protein phosphatase 1 regulatory subunit 12A isoform X1, with product MAATDRSRSEAAKQRRQDQLQRWQGSETDRTGAEARSQTSVPGNRRGRVRFAQGAVFMAACSAGDQEEVAELLRQGADINHANVDGLTALHQACIDENAEMVQFLVESGSNVNRGDNEGWTPLHAAASCGFVQITKYLIEHGARVGAVNSEGELPLDVATEDAMERLLKAEINKQGIDVEQARREEERVMLQDATAVMAGTGCLVPHQNMQATALHVAAAKGYIEVLKVLLQCLVDVDSQDSDGWTALHAAAHWGQEEACNLLVEHMCDMSAVNIVGQTPLDVADENLVEVLEELQKKQNAMRSEKQKIQSPVIETSPTVSTAPPRPRRTSISRMSSREKITLHEREKHALPTLQTPPTEEEDEDSRTAVAPKASSSSSSEEESESESDAESEKAKTREIINNLNNKRNNSTAVASATVTSTAVNQAKKGEPFQTSATDALGSWRTALRKEDSSVTLGSARASDSSGETLKGSVTKLGMTRSASSPKLSSESDNKEPRLARVQPTPSRRLFSISDTNPDNSSSWLSRSSSYTRRSNNQSGNDVSGQNPLLTRSSSYGRKLDDPSVTSLTTGTSGLSRLNNLVAQRSAQEEADKKEPVSGTTSNSVTTTGDTDAKQRRKSYLTPVRDEEAEAQRRARSRHLRQSRRSTQGVTLTDLQEAEKTMKTENRGKEKDEEEKDGKQKKGDEGEVSWRSRIANLQKSDLLGLTHPPGAPRPDRQDADSAAADSEEWARERRRARARRRGRTGESDDNDPSGEDESSGGRDPQTDRHVSSRSDSVLNDCILTRGSDSRDFKKMFEEVSRENRRLQTQLSDTQRTISLTRVELEKATQRQERFTDCTALLEMEKKERKMLERRAAELEEELKVLGDLRADNQRLKDENGALIRVISKLSK from the exons ATGGCGGCCACTGACCGTTCCCGGTCCGAAGCTGCGAAGCAGCGTCGCCAGGATCAGCTCCAACGGTGGCAGGGCTCGGAGACGGACCGGACCGGGGCGGAGGCGAGGAGCCAGACCTCCGTTCCCGGAAACCGACGAGGCCGAGTGCGCTTCGCCCAGGGCGCCGTGTTCATGGCCGCCTGTTCCGCTGGGGACCAGGAGGAGGTGGCGGAGCTCCTGCGCCAGGGAGCTGATATCAATCACGCCAATGTGGACGGACTGACGGCTCTGCATCAG gccTGTATTGATGAGAATGCAGAAATGGTTCAGTTTCTGGTAGAGAGCGGCAGTAATGTAAACCGAGGAGACAATGAAGGCTGGACGCCCCTCCACGCCGCCGCCTCATGCGGTTTCGTACAAATCACAAA GTATTTGATAGAACACGGGGCGCGTGTGGGGGCAGTAAACAGCGAGGGGGAACTTCCTCTGGACGTCGCCACTGAAGATGCCATGGAGAGATTGCTGAAAGCTGAGATTAATAAACAGG GTATCGATGTGGAGCAGGCcaggagagaggaagagagagtcATGCTTCAGGATGCCACGGCCGTGATGGCAGGAACTGGCTGTCTTGTCCCTCATCAAAACATGCAGGCCACGGCACTGCATGTAGCTGCTGCTAAAGGATACATTGAGGTGTTAAA GGTGCTGCTGCAGTGTCTGGTGGACGTGGACAGTCAGGACAGTGACGGTTGGACGGCGCTCCACGCGGCAGCTCACTGGGGTCAGGAGGAGGCCTGTAATCTGCTTGTTGAGCACATGTGTGACATGAGCGCGGTTAATATTGTG GGCCAAACTCCACTCGATGTAGCCGATGAGAACCTTGTCGAAGTCTTGGAAGAACTGCAGAAGAAGCAGAACGCT ATGCGTTCAGAGAAACAGAAGATCCAGTCGCCTGTCATTGAGACCAGCCCGACTGTTTCCACGGCACCCCCTCGCCCTCGCAG GACATCAATTTCTCGTATGAGCAGCAGAGAAAAAATCACGCTTCACGAGAGAGAAAAGCACGCCCTCCCCAcactccaaactccgcccaccgAAGAGGAGGACGAGGACTCCAGGACAGCGGTCGCCCCCAAAGCCTCCAGCAGCTCCAGTTCAGAGGAAGAGAGCGAATCGGAGAGCGACGCTGAGTCAG AAAAAGCAAAAACTCGAGAAATTATCAACAACTTGAACAACAAGCGCAACAATTCTACTGCGGTTGCGAGCGCTACGGTGACCAGCACAGCTGTAAATCAGGCTAAAAAG GGTGAACCTTTTCAGACGTCAGCGACAGACGCTCTTGGTTCCTGGAGGACGGCTTTGCGTAAAGAGGACAGCTCTGTAACGCTGGGCTCTGCCAGGGCCTCCGACTCATCCGGTGAGACCCTCAAGGGCTCAGTAACTAAACTGGGCATGACACGCTCGGCATCTAGTCCCAAACTGAGTTCTGAGAGCGATAATAAG GAGCCCCGGCTTGCCCGCGTGCAGCCCACTCCATCCAGACGCTTGTTCAGCATTTCAGACACCAACCCGGACAACTCCAGCAG CTGGTTGAGCCGGAGCTCTTCATACACACGCCGATCGAACAACCAGTCCGGCAACGACGTGTCGGGTCAGAACCCCTTGTTAACTCGCAGCTCATCTTATGGAAGGAAGCTTGATGACCCTTCAGTGACCTCTTTAACCACAGGAACCTCTGGACTCAGTCGTCTCAACAATCTAGTGGCTCAGAG ATCAGCTCAGGAAGAGGCCGATAAGAAGGAACCCGTTTCGGGGACAACCTCCAACTCTGTTACCACGACAGGTGATACAGATGCCAAACAGAGACGCAA gtCTTATTTGACTCCAGTGCGTGATGAGGAGGCGGAGGCTCAGAGAAGAGCCCGATCCAGACACCTCCGCCAGTCCAGACGCTCCACACAG GGTGTAACTCTCACAGACCTGCAGGAAGCGGAGAAGACAATGAAGACGGAAAACAGGGGGAAAGAGAAGGACGAGGAGGAGAAAGATGGGAAGCAAAAGAAGGGAGACGAAGGG GAGGTGAGCTGGCGATCTCGTATCGCTAACTTGCAAAAGTCGGATCTGCTGGGACTCACGCATCCCCCCGGCGCACCCCGTCCTGACAGACAAG ATGCAGACAGCGCTGCCGCAGACAGTGAGGAGTGGGCCAGAGAGCGCAGGAGGGCCAGGGCTCGGAGGAGAGGAAGGACAGGGGAG AGCGATGACAATGACCCCAGTGGAGAGGATGAGAGTAGTGGTGGGCGGGACCCACAG ACAGACAGGCATGTGAGCAGCAG GTCTGATTCAGTCTTGAATGACTGTATTCTCACGAGAGGATCGGATTCCAGGGACTTTAAAAAG ATGTTTGAGGAGGTTTCCAGGGAAAACCGCCGTCTGCAGACGCAGTTATCAGACACGCAGAGAACCATTTCACTGACACGTGTTGAGCTGGAAAAGGCCACTCAG AGGCAGGAGAGATTCACAGACTGCACCGCTCTGCTGGAGATGGAAAAGAAG GAGAGAAAGATGTTAGAGAGGCGTGCCGCCGAGCTGGAAGAGGAATTGAAG GTTTTGGGAGACTTGAGAGCGGACAACCAGAGGCTGAAGGACGAGAACGGAGCTTTGATTCGAGTCATCAGCAAACTCTCCAAATAG
- the zmp:0000001167 gene encoding protein phosphatase 1 regulatory subunit 12A isoform X2 produces the protein MAATDRSRSEAAKQRRQDQLQRWQGSETDRTGAEARSQTSVPGNRRGRVRFAQGAVFMAACSAGDQEEVAELLRQGADINHANVDGLTALHQACIDENAEMVQFLVESGSNVNRGDNEGWTPLHAAASCGFVQITKYLIEHGARVGAVNSEGELPLDVATEDAMERLLKAEINKQGIDVEQARREEERVMLQDATAVMAGTGCLVPHQNMQATALHVAAAKGYIEVLKVLLQCLVDVDSQDSDGWTALHAAAHWGQEEACNLLVEHMCDMSAVNIVGQTPLDVADENLVEVLEELQKKQNAMRSEKQKIQSPVIETSPTVSTAPPRPRRTSISRMSSREKITLHEREKHALPTLQTPPTEEEDEDSRTAVAPKASSSSSSEEESESESDAESEKAKTREIINNLNNKRNNSTAVASATVTSTAVNQAKKGEPFQTSATDALGSWRTALRKEDSSVTLGSARASDSSGETLKGSVTKLGMTRSASSPKLSSESDNKEPRLARVQPTPSRRLFSISDTNPDNSSSWLSRSSSYTRRSNNQSGNDVSGQNPLLTRSSSYGRKLDDPSVTSLTTGTSGLSRLNNLVAQRSAQEEADKKEPVSGTTSNSVTTTGDTDAKQRRKSYLTPVRDEEAEAQRRARSRHLRQSRRSTQGVTLTDLQEAEKTMKTENRGKEKDEEEKDGKQKKGDEGEVSWRSRIANLQKSDLLGLTHPPGAPRPDRQDSAAADSEEWARERRRARARRRGRTGESDDNDPSGEDESSGGRDPQTDRHVSSRSDSVLNDCILTRGSDSRDFKKMFEEVSRENRRLQTQLSDTQRTISLTRVELEKATQRQERFTDCTALLEMEKKERKMLERRAAELEEELKVLGDLRADNQRLKDENGALIRVISKLSK, from the exons ATGGCGGCCACTGACCGTTCCCGGTCCGAAGCTGCGAAGCAGCGTCGCCAGGATCAGCTCCAACGGTGGCAGGGCTCGGAGACGGACCGGACCGGGGCGGAGGCGAGGAGCCAGACCTCCGTTCCCGGAAACCGACGAGGCCGAGTGCGCTTCGCCCAGGGCGCCGTGTTCATGGCCGCCTGTTCCGCTGGGGACCAGGAGGAGGTGGCGGAGCTCCTGCGCCAGGGAGCTGATATCAATCACGCCAATGTGGACGGACTGACGGCTCTGCATCAG gccTGTATTGATGAGAATGCAGAAATGGTTCAGTTTCTGGTAGAGAGCGGCAGTAATGTAAACCGAGGAGACAATGAAGGCTGGACGCCCCTCCACGCCGCCGCCTCATGCGGTTTCGTACAAATCACAAA GTATTTGATAGAACACGGGGCGCGTGTGGGGGCAGTAAACAGCGAGGGGGAACTTCCTCTGGACGTCGCCACTGAAGATGCCATGGAGAGATTGCTGAAAGCTGAGATTAATAAACAGG GTATCGATGTGGAGCAGGCcaggagagaggaagagagagtcATGCTTCAGGATGCCACGGCCGTGATGGCAGGAACTGGCTGTCTTGTCCCTCATCAAAACATGCAGGCCACGGCACTGCATGTAGCTGCTGCTAAAGGATACATTGAGGTGTTAAA GGTGCTGCTGCAGTGTCTGGTGGACGTGGACAGTCAGGACAGTGACGGTTGGACGGCGCTCCACGCGGCAGCTCACTGGGGTCAGGAGGAGGCCTGTAATCTGCTTGTTGAGCACATGTGTGACATGAGCGCGGTTAATATTGTG GGCCAAACTCCACTCGATGTAGCCGATGAGAACCTTGTCGAAGTCTTGGAAGAACTGCAGAAGAAGCAGAACGCT ATGCGTTCAGAGAAACAGAAGATCCAGTCGCCTGTCATTGAGACCAGCCCGACTGTTTCCACGGCACCCCCTCGCCCTCGCAG GACATCAATTTCTCGTATGAGCAGCAGAGAAAAAATCACGCTTCACGAGAGAGAAAAGCACGCCCTCCCCAcactccaaactccgcccaccgAAGAGGAGGACGAGGACTCCAGGACAGCGGTCGCCCCCAAAGCCTCCAGCAGCTCCAGTTCAGAGGAAGAGAGCGAATCGGAGAGCGACGCTGAGTCAG AAAAAGCAAAAACTCGAGAAATTATCAACAACTTGAACAACAAGCGCAACAATTCTACTGCGGTTGCGAGCGCTACGGTGACCAGCACAGCTGTAAATCAGGCTAAAAAG GGTGAACCTTTTCAGACGTCAGCGACAGACGCTCTTGGTTCCTGGAGGACGGCTTTGCGTAAAGAGGACAGCTCTGTAACGCTGGGCTCTGCCAGGGCCTCCGACTCATCCGGTGAGACCCTCAAGGGCTCAGTAACTAAACTGGGCATGACACGCTCGGCATCTAGTCCCAAACTGAGTTCTGAGAGCGATAATAAG GAGCCCCGGCTTGCCCGCGTGCAGCCCACTCCATCCAGACGCTTGTTCAGCATTTCAGACACCAACCCGGACAACTCCAGCAG CTGGTTGAGCCGGAGCTCTTCATACACACGCCGATCGAACAACCAGTCCGGCAACGACGTGTCGGGTCAGAACCCCTTGTTAACTCGCAGCTCATCTTATGGAAGGAAGCTTGATGACCCTTCAGTGACCTCTTTAACCACAGGAACCTCTGGACTCAGTCGTCTCAACAATCTAGTGGCTCAGAG ATCAGCTCAGGAAGAGGCCGATAAGAAGGAACCCGTTTCGGGGACAACCTCCAACTCTGTTACCACGACAGGTGATACAGATGCCAAACAGAGACGCAA gtCTTATTTGACTCCAGTGCGTGATGAGGAGGCGGAGGCTCAGAGAAGAGCCCGATCCAGACACCTCCGCCAGTCCAGACGCTCCACACAG GGTGTAACTCTCACAGACCTGCAGGAAGCGGAGAAGACAATGAAGACGGAAAACAGGGGGAAAGAGAAGGACGAGGAGGAGAAAGATGGGAAGCAAAAGAAGGGAGACGAAGGG GAGGTGAGCTGGCGATCTCGTATCGCTAACTTGCAAAAGTCGGATCTGCTGGGACTCACGCATCCCCCCGGCGCACCCCGTCCTGACAGACAAG ACAGCGCTGCCGCAGACAGTGAGGAGTGGGCCAGAGAGCGCAGGAGGGCCAGGGCTCGGAGGAGAGGAAGGACAGGGGAG AGCGATGACAATGACCCCAGTGGAGAGGATGAGAGTAGTGGTGGGCGGGACCCACAG ACAGACAGGCATGTGAGCAGCAG GTCTGATTCAGTCTTGAATGACTGTATTCTCACGAGAGGATCGGATTCCAGGGACTTTAAAAAG ATGTTTGAGGAGGTTTCCAGGGAAAACCGCCGTCTGCAGACGCAGTTATCAGACACGCAGAGAACCATTTCACTGACACGTGTTGAGCTGGAAAAGGCCACTCAG AGGCAGGAGAGATTCACAGACTGCACCGCTCTGCTGGAGATGGAAAAGAAG GAGAGAAAGATGTTAGAGAGGCGTGCCGCCGAGCTGGAAGAGGAATTGAAG GTTTTGGGAGACTTGAGAGCGGACAACCAGAGGCTGAAGGACGAGAACGGAGCTTTGATTCGAGTCATCAGCAAACTCTCCAAATAG